In one window of Nicotiana tabacum cultivar K326 chromosome 12, ASM71507v2, whole genome shotgun sequence DNA:
- the LOC107817146 gene encoding uncharacterized protein LOC107817146 — translation MTKVKLGSEKHKEEESRKRKRDKIPETPKSNSKKSEFGPSMSKSPESAKINTSVPQKTEKGSGKAQSDGLKGKNRSTDEDTKVTTTAEKSAPSTRRVKIMRELGLMAPSGSPFHKGEHVSPFIPKGRVSAPSRSSSHPKERLPPIQRIVVCGLSAASSADNVMK, via the exons ATGACAAAAGTAAAGTTAGGCTCAGAAAAGCATAAGGAAGAGGAAAGTCGAAAAAGAAAGCGAGATAAAATCCCGGAGACACCCAAGTCAAACAGCAAAAAATCT GAGTTTGGACCTTCCATGAGTAAATCGCCAGAAAGTGCAAAAATCAATACCTCAGTTCCACAGAAAACTGAAAAAGGATCTGGCAAAGCCCAAAGTGATGGTCTCAAGGGAAAGAACAGGTCCACGGATGAA GACACTAAGGTGACCACTACAGCTGAAAAATCTGCACCAAGCACACGCCGAGTGAAAATTATGCGTGAGCTTGGTTTGATGGCACCTTCTGGGTCTCCATTTCATAAAGGGGAACATGTTTCTCCATTTATTCCCAAGGGACGTGTTTCTGCTCCTTCCAGGTCTTCATCTCATCCTAAGGAACGTCTTCCTCCAATTCAGAGAATAGTTGTTTGTGGTCTATCTGCTGCTAGTTCCGCGGATAATGTTATGAAGTAG
- the LOC107817142 gene encoding transcription factor bHLH30-like, whose protein sequence is MLSSLQGCNGFLQRANSGQFLHQRNNNNVVDEYGKSTRKNKSKDVALTHAMAERKRRERINAHLHTLKKLFPHLPKKDKSRVLTEAVTQLKELRKKVAQQMETQKDSEGNYNGNNGLSSFFLPGENDEVSVNFSEESYNDEQTVKATVCCEDRMGLNRDLSAAVRLVQGRVIKAEMATVGGRTKAEMLVVLCKAGGGEKDTGQLRRALMAVVENRCLGLGSSLNLGRRFGDKKWACFG, encoded by the exons ATGTTGTCTTCATTACAAGGTTGTAATGGGTTTTTACAGCGTGCAAATTCTGGGCAATTTCTTCATCAGAGGAATAACAATAATGTGGTTGATGAATATGGAAAATCAACAaggaaaaataaatcaaaagatgTAGCTTTAACACATGCCATGGCGGAGCGTAAACGTAGAGAAAGAATCAATGCACATCTTCATACTCTCAAGAAACTCTTTCCTCATCTCCCTAAA AAGGACAAGTCAAGAGTGCTAACGGAGGCAGTCACTCAACTGAAGGAACTACGGAAGAAGGTAGCTCAACAAATGGAAACACAGAAAGATAGTGAAGGAAACTACAATGGCAACAATGGGTTATCATCTTTCTTTCTACCCGGTGAAAATGATGAAGTATCAGTAAATTTCTCTGAAGAAAGTTACAATGATGAACAAACGGTCAAAGCTACGGTTTGTTGTGAGGACAGAATGGGGTTGAACCGGGACTTATCAGCGGCGGTTCGGTTAGTTCAAGGCCGGGTGATCAAGGCGGAGATGGCGACGGTCGGAGGCCGGACAAAGGCGGAGATGTTGGTGGTGTTGTGTAAGGCTGGTGGAGGAGAAAAAGACACTGGACAACTAAGACGGGCTTTAATGGCCGTTGTGGAAAATAGGTGTTTGGGCTTGGGAAGTTCTCTAAATTTGGGCCGGAGATTTGGTGATAAAAAATGGGCTTGTTTTGGTTGA
- the LOC107774321 gene encoding AP-4 complex subunit mu codes for MISQFFVLSQRGDSIVFRDYRGDVPKGSAEIFFRKVKFWKEDGGEEAPPVFNVDGVNYFHVKVVGLLFVATSRTNLSPSLVLELLQRIARVIKDYLGVLNEDSLRKNFVLVYELLDEVIDFGYVQTTSTEILKSYIFNEPIMVDAGRLPPLGPAAMFMQGTKRMPGTAITKSVVANEPGGRKREEIFVDIIEKISITFSSSGYILTSEIDGTIQMKSYLTGNPEIRLALNEDLSIGRAGGRSVYDYGGSAGSGAVILDDCNFHESVHLDSFDVDRTLTLVPPDGEFPVMNYRITQEFKPPFRINTLIEEAGSLKAEVILKIRAEFPSDITANTILVQMPLPTYTSRVSFELEPGAVGQTTDFKESNKRLEWSLKKVLGGSDHTLRAKLTFSQESHGNITKEAGPVSMTFTIPMYNPSRLQVKYLQIAKKSKAYNPYRWVRYVTQANSYVARI; via the exons ATGATTTCTCAGTTCTTCGTGCTTTCTCAGAGAGGCGATAGCATTGTCTTCCGTGACT ATCGGGGTGATGTACCAAAAGGAAGTGCAGAGATCTTCTTCAGGAAAGTAAAGTTTTGGAAAGAAGACGGTGGAGAGGAAGCACCTCCTGTATTT AATGTGGATGGTGTGAACTACTTCCATGTGAAGGTAGTTGGTCTGCTTTTCGTCGCGACATCTAGGACAAATTTGTCGCCTTCTCTTGTATTGGAGCTTCTTCAGAGGATTGCACGTGTAATCAAAGATTACCTCGGTGTTCTAAATGAAGATTCGTTGCGTAAAAATTTTGTGCTGGTGTATGAGCTTCTGGATGAAGTTATT GATTTTGGTTATGTGCAAACAACATCGACAGAAATCTTGAAGTCTTACATATTTAATGAGCCAATTATGGTTGATGCTGGCCGTCTGCCGCCTCTTGGTCCTGCTGCCATGTTCATG CAAGGAACCAAAAGAATGCCAGGGACAGCAATTACTAAATCTGTTGTGGCAAATGAACCGGGGGGAAGAAAGAGGGAGGAAATTTTCGTGGATATAATTGAAAAAATAAGCATTACTTTCAGCTCAAGT GGATATATATTGACTTCTGAAATTGATGGGACCATCCAAATGAAGAGCTACCTTACTGGTAATCCAGAAATTAGATTAGCTCTAAATGAGGATCTGAGCATTGGAAGGGCCGGTGGGAGATCAGTTTATG ATTATGGAGGTTCGGCTGGTTCTGGAGCAGTAATACTGGATGATTGCAATTTCCATGAATCTGTGCACCTTGATAGTTTTGATGTGGACAGGACCCTGACTCTG GTTCCACCTGACGGTGAATTCCCTGTCATGAATTACCGGATAACCCAGGAATTCAAGCCTCCCTTTCGCATTAATACTTTGATTGAGGAAGCTGGATCACTTAAG GCTGAAGTCATCTTGAAGATCCGTGCTGAATTTCCTTCAGACATCACTGCGAATACAATCTTGGTGCAAATGCCGCTGCCTACATATACAAGCAG AGTAAGCTTTGAGTTGGAACCTGGTGCAGTTGGTCAAACAACTGATTTTAAGGAATCCAATAAGAGGCTTGAGTGGAGTTTGAAGAAG GTTCTCGGTGGGTCAGATCATACATTACGTGCCAAGCTAACATTTTCGCAAGAGTCACATG GAAATATCACCAAGGAAGCTGGACCAGTGAGCATGACCTTCACAATCCCAATGTATAATCCTTCAAGGCTTCAG GTGAAATATTTACAAATCGCAAAGAAGTCAAAAGCATATAATCCTTATCGGTGGGTGAGATATGTGACTCAGGCCAATTCCTATGTTGCTCGTATATGA